TGCTGCAGAGGCAACCTTTACCTTTCCTTTCCATTCGCTACCTCCGTTGCCGCTGCTCTGGATGCTTTCACTTTCCATCTAATGTTCGGCAATTGCCTCAGTTACTGCGGTTTGCGATACGGGCCTGTTTTGGCTTCTGATTAGCACGCCGGCCATTGGGTAATCTCGGGCAGCTGGCATCGATTAGGGCACGGACAACTGGCGACAGATTATCTGCTCCAGTTGATGGCGCTTGTGCTCCGTTCTCGCTGCGGAATTTCACTTTTGCTTTCTGGCACCTCGAATTGAGACCGGACTTTCGCTGCAGCCAATTTCGGAGCGAACATCTTGGACATCAATCAAAATTAGCATTTCAATCAGCCGAGTTCGGTTAGTTGCTTGAATGGAACGCTTCAGTTTGCGTAACTGGCAAACAGATCCGAGGTTTTTCTgaaactgttttcttttccagCCGTTTGAACGGCCGGGTTTATTGACTTACTAAGTCGCTGCTTATGTAAATGCTAATGCCACCATTGTGGAGTACTGCTGGTTAATGGGGGTTCGACCCATGGCTGTCTGACGCAATTTAGATATCAAAACCCGTACATTTAACTTTTGGAGCCCTTGAAGGGCGAAGTGATAAGACCTATGCACATGTCTATTTCCAACGAACAGTGCGAAAAAGATGTTCCGCACTAGAATTCTTTAAACGAAGTTACTATTACCATTGAACAGTGCTAAAAATTCTACCAAATCAAAAGACTTAAGGCACGAacttgattattatttttgaataaatGAGTGAAAGGGGTATACATTCCCCAAGAACTAGTGCGAAACTCTTCAAAATCGAAAGACGATAAGCAAAAACTTCAAAAGCATATTTAACTTTTGTGTGTGATAAGACAAAAACTAATTCCCTACCATATTTGCCGCAAACAAAACACTATAGCCACAAAAAGCTTAGCATTTATTTCAGTTTCTGTGCTTTTCTACTGCCAACCGCTCTCCCAAATCAAAAGACTTAAGGCACAAACCTTAGAATTATTTTCGACCCTAACGTCTCTGTTGACCACCTTTCTCCTTCCTTTCAGCATAAATACACTCGGTCAAAGCAAAACATGCCTCGCCAAAGCACGGTTGATCAATAAAACAACGAAACaccgaaaataaataaagtaaacgCCTGACAATAACcctaaaaaagaaaaagagtGTGCCCGCGGAACTCGTAGTTTATGCAAACATGCGACGAAAGCCACAGAACTTAACACACTCTATACCATCGAGTAGAGCCGGAGACAGAGGCGGAGGCGGAgacggaggaggaggcggaggtcGGGGCACCTCCCGGCCGTCAGCAATTTCCAACAATAGAATGCCAAGAGACCATCGACACTTGATGGCCATGATTGTGTCGACGTTGCCACTGGCTCTTCTGCTGCTCCTCGTTCAAACAACAGGTAAGTCTTGGTCAGAAGGGGGTACAGTACGGGGAGAGGGGGTGGGCAGCACGACAGTGACATGCCCAACAAAAGAATTTCACATGCATTCAGTTAATAAATTGAACTTTAATTGTGAGGCCTGTGCCAGCAGCCAACTTTCACGGGTTCGAACAAAGTGGGAGGATGAAAGTTGAGATAAGGCCAAGATCTTGTGCTGATATTTGCATAGATTTTCAATTGATGCAAAATTGACTGGATATGTCCTCATTGGAAGTTGCCCCATTGGTTGGGAAGTTATATAGAAACCAAATGCACTCTTGTGCAACAAGAACCCACTCCATCCTGCGGTCATCTGAATCGAATCTTCCCACTTTTCATCCAAGCGAATCTCTCGCACTTGTTCTGAGTGGATCTTATCTCAAATAACCATATGTTTTCACCGAGGGTTCTGCTCAAGCGAGCATTTAGTTATTACAAGCGAGCAGCTTTTTCCACACGTGagcataattttaatttttaatttgatacATTTCCGAGGAATGTCGGTTCACAAAAAGCACAAAATCAGAAAGAATTCTCCCGACGTGCCAGCACTTGGTGAAGATGCTCCAGGCAGCCACAGGCATTCCTCGCCAGCACTCGTACGTGATTGTTCTTCTCATTTTCGTCTGCTGGCTTTTAGAAAGCTTGCGCTTGCTGCATAATTTATTAGGCGTTACTGAGAATGCATAGTTCGGGGGGGAATCGGATGGGTACCTGGTACTTGGGCACCTACCTGCCTAACTGTGCCAAACGTAATGAAGTGTGCTAACTGTACTGAGTTGGAGGTGTCAGCACCCCCGCACAAGTGCGTTCAATTGTCGAGCACGCCAAGAAGTTAGCTGCTTCTCTTTTTTTGCCACTGAAATACGGGCTTGACCTACTAAAGGCCCAGATATGCCATCTAGGTGACACTTTTCAAACGGCTTTGCAGCCCTCAAACTGGGTCGATCGCATCTGCAGCTGGGTTTCTAGTGAAGATCGAATCAGCGCGGCTATGATTCATTGGCCAGTGCCCAGGGAGGGTTAGCTCGAGTTGCACAATTGCGATTATTCATACCGGATTCATTGACTTTTGCCGGGGCTCGTCTTGGGTTTTTTGCCTTTGGTTTGTTTGGCTCCACTTCGCTTTGTCGCTTACGAGTGCGTGACGTGCGTGAATCGAAGTTAATTAAAGTTTATTATGACTTGGGCTGCGTGGCTTATAATCGTTAAGTGACTCGGAGCTGAGCTTATGCAATATGTGAAAATGAAGGCGTCATCAGGCGCTGTAATTGGGCACGTAAAAACTAATCAGAATGATGGAGGGTAATGTAAACATCATGCATTCCTAACCAGAATCTGCAAACACCAGAATGATAAATACACAATTAGTTGGATGACATGACTTAAGCAAAGTGGACACTATTATGACAATTCTCAACAATTAAGCATTTTAATGTGATGTCCATTTTAAGTGAGAAACAgcttgtaaatttaatttgataattCGACAACTTTTGCTACAAAAATGCATTATAATATGAAACATTTGGAACTGTAGCTATTCAGGTGAAAAAAGTGGTGTgtattttgaataaataaaaagcattTACTAcccagttttgctaggatttcgTTGCTGCTTTGTTGTTTGCTAAACTGCATTGAGTGCCAGCTTCCCATGTGAGCTGTACAATTAGACCGGCGGAATGGCCCTAACCAGGAGTACAGTGGAGTGGATTCCGAGCACGGCTGCCATATACTTATGCATTCCATTGAATAGCTGCTATTTCCTCCGCCAGAGGGAGCCACTCCACTGAAACCGCTTAATTGCACGAATCCGGCCAACTGAGGCGGGCAGCTCTCGGCGGTCTGGAATCAATTAAAGCTAACTGCGCTGTTTACTGGGCCATTTGAAGCCGGGCCCAAACCTTTCATGCAGCTAATAAGCCGCATTAGCATGCGGAATGGCGTATGGAATTTACATAGAGCCGGGCGGGAAAATTGGGTGAAGTGAAAATTATTTTACAGCAAGcttaattaaaagaaaacagaATCTCGCGGCGCCGGACCGCTCAGTTATGGCTTAGTGAGACAGAAAGAAGCGCAGCAGTGCCACGGTTAACAGTTACACCCAGTTAACGGCTTTTCGGGGCTTTCGATACGATACTCGCAGCGAATTGAGCCACTGGAGCCACTGGAGCCACTGGAAAAGTGTCAAAGAAAGCGCCATGAGTTGGAGCTTTGCTGCCCGTCTTCCCGGGTCCGCACTTCCAGCATCACTGAGTCAGCGAATCGCCGCAGATCGATGGATTCGATTGGGTTCGGTGGGGACACTGTAACCATGCCACTGTAGCTATGACACTCTAACCCGCTGACTTACTACCGCAACCCGATGGGTTTTTCGATTTCATTCCCCTTTTTCTTCTGGGCGCCCCCTTCCCGGAGAGCCCCTCTTCTCTCGCAGCTGCTAAGCTGATTAAGTTTTCAGATTAGCTGGTTCCACGAGCAATTTTCCCTCGCATTTTTTagttctcattttatttttcggcACATTTCGGTTACATGGCCCACTTGCCCCAGGTGGCTCCGAAGAGCGAGAGGTACGtataaataatcaaaaatcCACTGCCTGATGCGAAAGAGGTGGAAGAAAGAAGCCGCCGTCGTTGCAGGCTGAGCAGAAATTTATCGCTTGACTCTTAATTGGGTCAAGAGGCAGGTTCGTTCGGCAGGTTTCTCACATATTCTCGATCTTGGCTCGAATTTCTGGGGGTTCCTGGTGGCCTGTTCACCTGTTCACAGACTGGCAATGCTGACGCAAttaataattgaattttttgaACGTTTATGAAGACGGTACAGAAAGATTGTGGCAGCTGCCAGAATGGTCGAAAAAAGGTACTGACTGATTGGAAAGCAgttggttttctttttgtgtGTAGTTCTCTTCAGTATCCATAATCTTTAGGAACTCATTCTCATACCAAAAATAGTAATAAACGAGGTTTCAGTCTCAGAAGAAACCAAGCTACAACAATAGCACCAAATTTCATTTGGCTGATTTTACATTTGGTCTAAGCACACCGACTTTATAGCTTTGGAGTGTTTTTAAGCAGATTAGTTCTTCGCTTCCCTTCTCACCCAGACGATATGGGATGCTCCAAGTTCGTAATCAGCTCACATGCTGATCGCCAATAATCAATTTACTCCAGCTCTTCCCCACCCTGAGCTGAGCATTCAATTAGAGCCGAGCACCGACTGATCTTGAGCTGGGTTCCGATTGCCCAATCAAAGCGTGAAACCGAAGCCGTATCAATAACTGCATACTTTCCCTTTCCCGTGAGAAGAGCAGTGGCTCTCGGATCGGGATGTCCAAAATTGTACAATGAAATTCAGCACATCGAAAGTTGCCAGGCACGATCGCACATTCAGACGCACACCCATCGGCAGGTAAAGCCAACTGAACCCACAATTTATCTCGTTTTGCGTGTCTCTcctcttttattttatttctttggCCCCCTCCGATCTTCTTTAATGGTCGTCCTGGGGCGCTGTGAACCCATATTAAATTGCGGTGGGCTGTGGGAGAACAGAGAGGCTGGCCGCCCGAAAGGGGGTGGGCTGGGGTCCCTTACCTGGTGTCCCTTACATGTTTTGGCGTGGACTATCAATGGCAATCAATGAAATTCTCTTTTTGTGCTCATACAGTATTTTATTCTGGAGACCGCCGCAAACCGGTTCCCAATGGAATTTTATAATCGCAGACTCTCCATGATTTTGGACCCAGCTAGTGAATTTGCTCAAAAAAACATGAAACCCATGTCACAGGAAATGTCTGACAAGAAGCCGTTAGGGATTTCATATGATTTACTCTTTAACAGGGAATATTAAAACTATAAAATGTAAAAGAACCTAACAAAATTACGTAGGAAACAATTTACAATTATACAATAGTgggtaattaatattttttccaaGTTTGCCATAGCAAAATCGAAAGACTTAGACAACGAACTTGACCACTTCAAGCTTGCAGAGTATATAAATTTCCCTACACATTCCAACCTCAATTAATaagccaaaataaaaagaaatgacAAAAAGAATCAAGCATAAAATCCGTTAAATGGGTGCAGTTAGCTGACTATCCAAACAAAACAGAGACCCGAATGACACAATAATACCCACGCTCACTCACACTGGCGCAGCTACCCCTTTCTATTTGGCACGCAGTTGGAAATAGTCCAATAAAAAGCTGGCTGACTGACAGTTTGTATATAAAGTGGCGTTCTTCTGTGCAGAGAGCCGGTTCTGATGACCACTTGTTGTGGACTCTTAtttgacacacacacacacaggcagtCCTGAACTTGTCACAGACCATTAAGACCATATTGGCTGGCAACTAGTTTCCGTTTGGCGACTATACTTAAGCCGGCTTCTGTGGGTACAATGACCCAGTTTCGTTGGAGCTGGAGTTGTAGAGATGAGAAATATTGCTATGGGAAAACGCatagagagagagggagaggtATCCATTTACCTTTCAATCAATATGCTTCGAGCTCGGCTCAACTCGGCGTTAAATTTGACGCGAATGTTGGCCAGCGCTTTGCCTGGAGCGAGATCATCATCTGTTTTCCGTCTCTAATACGCTATTACATATCCAGTGCTCCATTTCAACTCTCTCAAGAGAATCTCTACAATGGATCATTGGGATCTTGGGCTCCACCGCCTTTCGTAGCACTGGGTTACTGACCCAAGCCAAGTTATTGACTGCTAAAGTATTCTCATGGCGTGTTTAGGGGGCTGCACCGAATGCGATTTCAACTATTTACCAGCATTCCCCAGGAGATCGTGCAGATCCCTTATCGCCAGCTAAATTGCAGCTAGTTACAGGGCTTAGTCTGGTTGTGGCCCGGCTATTAGAGGCTCGGCTCCGTTCGCTACCACCTGCGACTTAATTAAACATGTGAGACAATTAGATTTCATAAGTGGAGGCCATTAAATCGGGCCTGGGATCCCTGCGCCTGCCCCGGATTGTCTATTGATATCCGAGGACTTCTTCCAGCTTCTTCGCACTGCCGCACTATTAAAGCCAGCAGAGCGCGTCCAGGCTATAAATTTCCCCGTTCAGTTTGGGATTTTGGTCTGGCTTAGACTCGGCCCACAGCAGGCAACAGAGCGAAGCCAACTGCAACAGCCGCATCTGCGGAAGCCTGACCAAAACAGAAACGCAGCCGGACTGCAACCGCCTTTAGCTGTGGCTTCCACTTCTACCACGACTTTGGCTTCGTCTTTGGCTCCGAGCTTAAGGCGGTTAGATCAGAGCTAGACCTTGATTAAGGTCATTCGCTTTGGAGCCACGTCTGAGGGGCTAATACAAAGGATGCAGCCTGAGCACCGAGAGAAAATTTATGGTCAAGTGGGAAGATCAAAGAATTAAAAAGTATTCCAGAGAGATGCAGTTTCAATTTTGCTTCGTCGCTcgattatataaattatttctCAGTGCACACAAAAAATGCACTTggataaaattgtttaaacatTTCGATCTGGCAGGCACGCGTTTGCAAAGGAAAAACTCTCGTGCAGTACCAAAGGCCAAACGTCATGGTCACGGTGGCTGGAAAAGAAAAACCACAGAATATGGATACGGAAAATCAGTTTTCCAGCAAAATGCTTCAATTTCACCAGACTCTACTTTGGGTCGAGTGGAGTGCAGGCTGTCCCAGGCTGCCATGTGTCGGTTGTCGTCGTCACTTTGTTAATTGCAGCTCATGCATCTCGGCCCGACTTCCCAGAGACGGAGAAAAGTCTGGCCAAGACGCTCTTCAAGTTCTAGCCTGGCCAATTGTTGGTGCCGACGACTCTtgagcagcaacaccagccaGTTGACGGTTTGATTGCACAAGTGCTCGGGCCCGGGCCACAGATACTTTATTTGCTTTGCTAATGAAAAGCGCGAGGAATGACTCGGCAGCTCCCACGGATCGGACGAGGGCAATCTGGACAGGTCGCACTAGAACCCACTGCTCTACGGCTTTCCCTGGCATTTGGGTTTCACTGGCGACCACTTCCTCAGCCTTGGCCACGACGCCCACAACGAAAGTCGAACGCCCAGGAAATCAATTAGCAccaaatcaaatttttaatgCTCCACTCGGACGTTAGAGATCGCCGAAAGATCCGTGTATTGGATTGGATTCAGTTCAGCCCGTCCCGGCGGTTCTAGAGCTCTCCATTCGGGGCGTGGCTGGTGCGATGGCATTCCGAGATAAGGGACTGACCACATCTCTTCTTTAATGGATGTCTTCGCCGCGGGGTCCGCGGAATTCACAATTGGGCGGCTGAGTTATGTTTACGGGCCAATTCAAAAAGATGAAAGAAGCTTAGGATGGAAAAGCATAAAAATAGAGAGGTGAGAGATGTGTTTGGGATTTCTTTCGATTTGTTTCCTTAGATGGAAAACAGTGAGCTAGGATGGGACTGAATGTAATAAAAGATGTGAATGAATCAGATTGTGTTCGGATTACTTGAAAAATGCAAATCACTGCATAGATGAAGTTTAAAATAGGCATATCAAAGCCCTTTTTACTTGTTATAAACAAAAAGTATTCCAACTTTATACCTTTCATTATTTTATGCCGTAGAGCTAGGCcctaaaaaatttaaataaataataaaacgcCAAATAAGAGTCACATCATGTTTTccaaatacattttattgtcATTGAAATTCGCCTTCCGGCACCTTCGTCATTTAAAAGCAATTACATAATTCTATTTATGGTGAAAACATAACGAATTGTCGCCTCCCTTCCGAGCAACCCATTAAATGATATCATTGCATAATCGAGCCAGCCTTCTACGCCTGCGCAATTGCACACCGAAAGTGGCCAGGGCATGCATGTCGTATGCGCAACGTTTTGGGACGTGTGTTAAACTCCGAAGTCAAAACGGAAAATTGTCGTATTTCATAAGCAATTATTTGCGCCAGCTTTGCCCACATTAGAGGCGAGCAGGCGGACTTAATTTctgctttgcttttggccacgTTGGGAAACAGTTGAAAAGTGCAGCGAAATAGAAAGTGATTTCTTGTCGGCGATTTGGAGGCGCTGAAGTCGCCAATTTGAGTGGAATTGGACTTGGAGTGTCGTGCTTGGCGTTGGCCCAAAGCAGAAGGAATGGGCGCCCGTGTGGGTTGCtctggagctggaggagcagaaAAGAGCCCGAAAAGAGACGGGGCACAAGTCGTGCGTCCTCGCCGGAGTAGCAATCGAGTTAGTGTGGGCAAGCACTGGAACTAATGACGACTGTTGCTGGTGTCCCCATGCCGTCGTCAGATCGGGTGCATTCAACCCAGCCCGTCTGGATTTAATGGCCAAGAGATCCGGACGCCAAGTGGTTTTACTTTCGTTGCGGCCTGGCCGTGAAAGTGTTGCATGCCCCGCTCCGAAATGGAATTCAATTTTCGTTCGCCAAATTGCGTTACACATTTAGCCAGCTTTGTCCATGTCTGGCAGTTTCGGAGCCGCCGGCTCACTTTTACCGCCAGCCCAATCAAAATCGCAATCCCAGAGCCACTCACTTAGGCCCGAAatcaataaaatcaaaagGAAAACTGGAAAATGAGCAATTCGATGCGAGGAAAGTGAAAACTGTGTCGccgccttttgttttttgtttcgccTGCCCAAAAGGAAGCGCTAATTATATCAAAATCGCAACAAATAGCTGGCGCGAAGAAAGTGAAACAAATATTGTGTATTTCAATCAGGGGCGAGCCAGTTTAGCGACAGGTGAAAGTAAAATCTGTGCCAAACTTAATCAAAAAACCTCGAAACTCGCAAAGAGGCCCCAATGCAGCTCGGCAATTGGGttaagctcaatagctaaacgtGTTTCTTCGCGCGAGTGTGAATTATGATTGTTGTCCCAACCTAAACTGGTTCTGGCCCAAAAGATGACATGCACCTGACACCCGAAAAAGGGGGGAGAAAAGTACAAAGTCGTAGAAAGCCAACGGCAAATAAATCTCATCGGAAGGTGTCAAAGAATAGCTGGGTCACACTCGAGTGCTCAGTGAGATGTGAGTTTGTTCGGGGGGAAAATTCACAGCTTGAGTCTTGATGGATTCAAATGCGGAATCAATAAAATGTTTCACTGTGACCTCGTTTACTGGAAACCCATTGTGGGAACACACGTACGCACTACTCCTGGCCATCTATATGTCTTACATTCCATTATAACCAATGCACATGCAAATTTACTGCGATCTGATCGTATAGATTGCACACTCGATGCATTTCTCTCTGTGTGATTGGCGACTGGATGAGAGTGGAAAATTGCAGTAACGATGCGATAAGGGGTGCCCATTCGCGATCTCAGCTATCGACTAGGTGGGTTTGAGTGCTTGTCCCCATTCGATTGCCATCTGCATTCTACAAGTCAACAATCTATATTTAAGTTGCTTGTGGCGGGCTCTGCTCATTTATCTGCCATATCCGAGGAAATGATGAAAATCAGGCAACAACAACTCGGCCTGGCATCTTTTCAACGCTTGACGTAGCAATTTGTGAAATTCTTCCTAGGCTGCCTGCGAAGCGAGTTTAGATCTGGCCCGAGGCCACCAAACCAAGTACGAGTATCTATGTGGCCAAGAGCTTGTGCATCTGTGTGCGCCGCGCACCCAGGGTAATCAACAATATAACCCTAGCATTGTGACAGATATGCAGCCATCAGCTTGCATCCACACACACTGGGTGCGCAAACCCACAATTTTGAAGGAAAACAAACACAATTATATGCAAAGAGAGTGAAAAGAATCCGAGAGGTGGGGCAGAAAACAGACAAAGACTGCGGCTCAGACTTGACATCGAAAACAAATGATGCCTGGCAAGCCTGCGACAGAGATTGAAACTGATCCGAGCCGACTTTGGATGGGCTGGGCATTGTTTCCCCCCACATGGAAATGAGTCGCGTTGACAATGACGGAGTGGCTGCTGGACGGGATCGGGAGGCAGCGCGAGGGAAAGGGCAGGTGCATGggcaagtgaaaagtgaaaccCCAATGTGAAGATTCTGTCGATGCGATGATGGATTCGAGGGAAAACGAACGTCGGAATTCAACGCTCTTTTCACTCAACTCTTTCCCTTTCTTCTCGTTTTCTTGCGGTGAAGCATATTGTATCCATATTTTGAAATCGATTTGAttgaatattttgaaaaagcggcccattaaatttgatttcttATTGGTTCGAAACAAGTGTGGCTCTCTTTTACGACCGAACATAACTTTTAAATATGCATGTTCAATAAAGATGTAAATATCACTATGTGATTGTACATTAAGTAGCAATCAATTATATTTACGGTACAGGATCAACGcctgattttaaaataataataccaTTGTATGATCGTCTCGATAAGGAAAGGTATACTATACTTAGTAtacaaaattgtttaaaaaactGTTTTTAGATTGGTATCATATTGTCTAACATATTTCCTATCAATTTTTCCAGCTGGCCAGCACGAGAGCGTCTCACAGATCTCGCCCAAATCGAGCAGCAACCGCAGTCCGGACCGTCAGAGGATCGAGAGCACCATGGCGGACTCCGTAAACGGTCTGGCCGAGGGCCAATCATCGCCCCTGGACGTGAACGATAACGAAACGCGGGCGGAGCGAGTGGAGCGCTCGGCGTCGCCCATTCTGCATGACCGGCAGCCAATCGGGCCGAACGACGTGCACTTCCCGGAGGATCTGGAAAAGGACGTGTCCGCCGGACGGTACTTCCACTACAACATAAagcccacgggcacctttgaCAACCAGGACGAGCAGCCGGAGCGCACGCACCAGGGGATCAGGGCTGGGAAGACTCTGTCGCAAGGAAGCAGCAGCTCAGAGCAGTCTTTTTTAGGGCGGGGGGACCTGCGACCGCTAGTGTCGGGGTCCCCGATTCGGCCGAGTCCGAGCAGTACTGCCACCTCAGCGACGGCAGCCAGTGCCACCCAGGCGCCGCATAGTCCGCGCCAGAACGGAAACCCCGACATCCAGGACATCATCACAGGCATCGTCAAGCTGCTGAACGGCAATGTCAATGTCCACGCCAATACGCAGGGCATTAGGCGTCCTTCGGCCAGCAGGATCAACAATCGCGGTCCACCGAGGATCTCCGAGGCCCAGAACCTGCCAATTGACTACGAGGCCCAGAAGCCCGGGACTTCGATGCGTCCGCCGCCATATCCCTTTGATCGTCCGGAACGACCCTTCATTACCGGCGTGCCTATTCCTGAGCAGATTGTGCCCGTACGACCAGGATTCGTGAGCAATCGTCCACCGTGGTACCGCAACAAGCCACGCCCACCTATTGCCACTAGTGTGGGCGGCAATCGGCGACCCCTGCCCCAATATAAACCTCTTCCAGCTCCGCCAGTGCAAGCGCATCTTCAGCCGCAGGATCCACTGGATAGAAAGAACGagcaggagaaggagcagAATCATCAGGAGCAGCCGCAACCAACTGATGATGCTGTGCTGCCCACCGACACTACTTACGACTCGGAGTTCTCCAATGAAGATGCCAATGCCCAGTACATCGAAGTGTCCGATCAGGATACGGATGTCACTGGCGGAGAAGTAGAAGACGAACTGCagccgcctcctcctccaccgtCCACTACCAACAATCCACCAACTCCCCCAACAAATCCCCCAAAGAAGAAGCACAAGCCAAAGCCAGGAAGCGAGAAAAAGAAGCTACCAGAGGAGTCTCCGCAGGATGAGAGCTTAACCACCATTATTGAGACCAGTTCCGTGGTGCACACCGTGATGGGCATATCCTCCACTTATGTGCCCATGTCCATGGACAGTTCGGAGAGCCTTGGTCTGGATCCCTCCACCGAGGAGGTGATCTTCATGACCGCCAATCGAACGCCCACTTTGGAACCAAGTGTCACATCCTCGCTGGGCACCTCCTCGTCCTCCAACCCGGCCTCAGCCATTCAACCTACGTCCTCCAAAGAACATACCACAACCACCACTACCACTACTACCACCACCAGCAGTTCCACCTCAACCACAACCTCAACCACTACCCCGCCATCTACTGAAAGTGTGTCGCCTAATAGTTCCAATGCTAACACCAATGCCACTCCGCCCGCCCCCTACCATCCCCGTCCTGGGATAGTCCTCGATGATCCCGAGTTTAAGCCCGGCGgtcggccacgcccacctgtCCAGCGACCACCCGCCCAGCAGACTCTTCCCTTGCCAGCGGTGCAGCCCACTCGCCAGCATCTGCCCCCCGGTTACGGGGAGATCTTCGACGTCACTCTGTCCGCCATCCAGGGACCAGGTCCCAAGGGCAGTGGATCCCAGCAGACGATCAACATTAAGCCATACGGAAGCTATGCGGCGGGCGGAGGTCAGGGCGACATCATCGTGTCGGCATCAGGTGACGACGGCTTTGTCTCGATCGACGGCAAGCGCACTTACATCAATCTCTTTGGTGACCCCACAGATCCCCCAGCGGGCGCCACAACTCCAGCCACGCGCCTGCCCCAGTTGCCGGGCTCCGGACCAGGATCAGGTTCAGGTTCAGGAGGTGCATCCACGCCGGGACTTGGCGTCAgcagtggtggtggtggtggtagtgGTTCCTCCATctctcctgctgctcctgccaaCGCTGTCACCCAGAGCAGTGGTGGCTACGTTGTGCCCGAAACGGAGGTGGTGGACCTTCAGGGGCACAGCAAGCCCCAAGGCGGAGCACCCACAACGAATGCCGGACCCACGAGGCCCCACTACCGCCAGAGACCAACGCCGCCGCCGGTGAGGATTGACACCTGTATCGTGGGCGATGATTCCACCTGCGATCAGGCGCAGCACGAGCGATGCAAGACGGACAACGGCGTTTCCAGCTGTCACTGCAGACCAGGTAAGATCCCAGGGGAATGTATGGAGTTGGATCATCTATATATGcttataaaattgaaattcttTAGGATACTCTCGGCGCAAGCATAGGGAGCCGTGCCGACGGGTCATCTCCTTCCATCTGGGCATGCGCGTGGACCGCATCTACGAGCACCGAATTGTGTGGGACACCAAGCTCATGGACAAGCACAGCGAACCCTTTGGACAACTCAGCTACGAATCAATAAGAGCGGTTAGttattgtatatatttaagtaagctgaataataaaataaaag
This genomic interval from Drosophila mauritiana strain mau12 chromosome 2R, ASM438214v1, whole genome shotgun sequence contains the following:
- the LOC117136268 gene encoding uncharacterized protein LOC117136268 isoform X5: MRRKPQNLTHSIPSSRAGDRGGGGDGGGGGGRGTSRPSAISNNRMPRDHRHLMAMIVSTLPLALLLLLVQTTAGQHESVSQISPKSSSNRSPDRQRIESTMADSVNGLAEGQSSPLDVNDNETRAERVERSASPILHDRQPIGPNDVHFPEDLEKDVSAGRYFHYNIKPTGTFDNQDEQPERTHQGIRAGKTLSQGSSSSEQSFLGRGDLRPLVSGSPIRPSPSSTATSATAASATQAPHSPRQNGNPDIQDIITGIVKLLNGNVNVHANTQGIRRPSASRINNRGPPRISEAQNLPIDYEAQKPGTSMRPPPYPFDRPERPFITGVPIPEQIVPVRPGFVSNRPPWYRNKPRPPIATSVGGNRRPLPQYKPLPAPPVQAHLQPQDPLDRKNEQEKEQNHQEQPQPTDDAVLPTDTTYDSEFSNEDANAQYIEVSDQDTDVTGGEVEDELQPPPPPPSTTNNPPTPPTNPPKKKHKPKPGSEKKKLPEESPQDESLTTIIETSSVVHTVMGISSTYVPMSMDSSESLGLDPSTEEVIFMTANRTPTLEPSVTSSLGTSSSSNPASAIQPTSSKEHTTTTTTTTTTTSSSTSTTTSTTTPPSTESVSPNSSNANTNATPPAPYHPRPGIVLDDPEFKPGGRPRPPVQRPPAQQTLPLPAVQPTRQHLPPGYGEIFDVTLSAIQGPGPKGSGSQQTINIKPYGSYAAGGGQGDIIVSASDPPAGATTPATRLPQLPGSGPGSGSGSGGASTPGLGVSSGGGGGSGSSISPAAPANAVTQSSGGYVVPETEVVDLQGHSKPQGGAPTTNAGPTRPHYRQRPTPPPVRIDTCIVGDDSTCDQAQHERCKTDNGVSSCHCRPGYSRRKHREPCRRVISFHLGMRVDRIYEHRIVWDTKLMDKHSEPFGQLSYESIRALDSAMSMTPYSDEFMEAKVNNIYRGDPNLGGSGVYVNMTIKLDESVETLRPNLRSDVQKHLLGVLHRRNNNIGNSVLYVSSPEGAVSALQDLDECQSPELNDCHSGASCSNTWGSFRCACEAGLRDPWADQPARSGRECQACADSVCNNHGTCSYAEDGAQLCTCDSSHYGAQCEIDGEVLGVAIGASVAAIIIIVLTLVCLIMWSRRWQREQKNAMGSPVFGYMNTAPLKSAGLPQAGYQVTLEDRMRWAQIADVMAQTNHYGQAEPIGPTRPSSAMFAYPNLGAMGMGTLGGMSLQSTMQMHPSATLAPPVPLPRRLGLGPRSNGMRTLENSSSSEEEDRADLLGRNFQVPRPKSRSNGSIANQSGIYYDVDYEPSGNGIGNSSVDHLYGSQNQSVTHSSGHSHIPGPQGIPMSTYTSGRAPSSYYMK